In a genomic window of Microterricola viridarii:
- a CDS encoding histidine phosphatase family protein has protein sequence MTTFGIVRHGQTEWNAQKRIQGRTDIPLNDTGRAQAAATGAALRAAQVEHGAWDAIVSSPLSRAHETALIIAAELGLSSPELVPALAERAHGEIEGLSFAERTERFPDGSAVPGLETRDEVLDRTLPSLEELAGRFPGGRVLVVSHGGVISSLMHHSSGGEIAAPGRMIQNGSVQEFRWGLGGLSMRGVA, from the coding sequence GTGACGACGTTCGGTATTGTTCGGCACGGTCAGACCGAGTGGAACGCGCAGAAGCGCATCCAGGGGCGCACCGACATCCCGCTGAACGACACCGGGCGCGCCCAGGCCGCCGCGACCGGCGCCGCCCTGCGCGCCGCGCAGGTGGAGCACGGCGCATGGGATGCCATCGTCAGCAGCCCGCTCAGCCGCGCGCACGAGACGGCGTTGATCATCGCCGCCGAGCTCGGCCTCTCCAGCCCCGAGCTGGTGCCGGCGCTCGCCGAGCGCGCGCACGGAGAGATCGAGGGGCTGAGCTTCGCCGAGCGCACCGAACGCTTCCCCGACGGCTCTGCGGTGCCCGGCTTGGAGACGCGCGACGAAGTGCTCGACCGCACCCTGCCGAGCCTGGAGGAGCTCGCCGGGCGCTTCCCCGGCGGCCGTGTGCTGGTGGTCAGCCACGGCGGCGTGATCAGCTCGCTCATGCATCACTCCTCCGGCGGCGAGATCGCCGCCCCGGGCCGGATGATCCAGAACGGCTCCGTGCAGGAGTTCCGCTGGGGCCTCGGCGGGCTGTCCATGCGGGGCGTCGCCTAG
- a CDS encoding NAD-dependent protein deacetylase yields the protein MASVNQIDAAQQIDAVAELMRGKRTAVLSGAGISTDSGIPDYRGEGAPTRTPMTVQDFLGDEGKRKRYWAGSHLGWRLFSSARPNAGHRTLARLEGAGLVTGVVTQNVDGLHRQAGSGRVVELHGSMDTVSCLDCGQVFARQAIAEQLEAANPWLGQSDAVRLAPDGDADVEEVDRFVLPVCTVCGGRLKPDVVFFGELVPAARFAQAAALVARSEMLLVVGSSLTVNSGIRLLEQARRRRLPIVVVNRGITKGDARAAHKLDAGVSETLAALAERLLP from the coding sequence ATGGCCAGCGTGAACCAGATCGACGCCGCGCAGCAGATCGACGCCGTGGCGGAGCTAATGCGGGGCAAACGCACGGCCGTGCTCAGTGGGGCCGGCATCAGCACCGACTCCGGCATCCCCGACTACCGCGGCGAGGGCGCGCCGACGCGCACGCCCATGACGGTGCAAGACTTCCTCGGCGACGAGGGCAAGCGCAAGCGCTACTGGGCCGGCAGCCACCTCGGCTGGCGGCTGTTCAGCAGCGCCCGGCCGAACGCCGGCCACCGCACGCTGGCGCGGCTGGAGGGCGCCGGGCTCGTCACCGGCGTCGTCACCCAGAACGTCGACGGGCTGCACCGCCAGGCCGGCTCCGGCCGGGTGGTCGAGCTGCACGGCTCGATGGACACCGTCAGCTGCCTGGACTGCGGGCAGGTCTTCGCCCGGCAGGCCATCGCCGAACAGCTGGAGGCGGCCAACCCGTGGCTGGGCCAGTCGGATGCCGTCCGACTCGCGCCCGACGGTGACGCCGACGTCGAGGAGGTCGACCGTTTCGTGCTGCCGGTGTGCACCGTCTGCGGTGGCCGGCTGAAGCCGGATGTCGTGTTCTTCGGCGAGCTCGTGCCGGCCGCGCGATTCGCCCAGGCGGCCGCGCTGGTTGCGCGCTCCGAGATGCTGCTTGTCGTGGGCTCCTCGCTGACGGTCAACTCCGGCATCCGCCTGTTGGAGCAGGCCAGGCGGCGGCGCCTGCCCATCGTCGTGGTCAACCGCGGCATCACGAAGGGCGACGCCCGGGCAGCGCATAAGCTGGATGCGGGGGTTTCAGAGACGCTGGCCGCATTGGCGGAACGGCTGCTCCCCTAA
- a CDS encoding D-alanyl-D-alanine carboxypeptidase family protein, translating into MTLTRRQVYRRRRLVVFSVIGVVLIALLSGLIYSVNAIAAPLPATSATLAEVPTLTQPASPVAWPDFGRTAIGAVGTPGLLATAGDQSTGPIASITKMITALVVLDKHPLGAGEAGPDIAYTEADIDIYWETIAEDGSSAPVSAGMTLSQRQTLTAVLLPSANNYAQSLAIWAYGSMDAYLAAANAWLAEQGLTDTHVVDASGLSADSVSSPANLVEIGKLALAQPALAEIVAMKSAELPTIGTVVNTNKLLGTHGVTGMKTGTTDEAGACLLYTAVSEIDGQQVTLVGATLGADTHSELNDAVAGLLDSTFAGFHTVSLTAAGQQWASYSTVWGDTATAESATSASMLVWSDTPVETALILPDVSLAADGTNLGSVTFSSGGRSATVPITLNGRLGDPGVGWKLANPR; encoded by the coding sequence GTGACTCTTACTCGACGCCAGGTGTACCGACGTCGTCGGCTCGTTGTCTTCAGCGTGATCGGAGTGGTGCTGATCGCCCTGCTCTCCGGGCTGATCTACAGCGTGAACGCCATCGCCGCCCCGCTCCCGGCCACCAGCGCGACGCTGGCGGAGGTCCCCACGCTCACCCAGCCGGCGAGCCCGGTGGCCTGGCCCGACTTCGGCCGCACCGCCATCGGCGCCGTCGGCACGCCCGGCCTGCTCGCGACCGCCGGCGACCAGTCCACGGGCCCGATCGCCAGTATCACCAAGATGATCACGGCGCTCGTCGTGCTCGACAAGCACCCGCTCGGCGCCGGCGAGGCCGGCCCGGACATCGCGTACACCGAGGCCGACATCGACATCTACTGGGAGACGATCGCCGAGGACGGCTCCTCCGCCCCGGTCTCCGCCGGCATGACGCTCAGCCAGAGGCAGACGCTGACCGCCGTGCTGCTGCCCTCCGCCAACAACTACGCCCAGTCCCTCGCCATCTGGGCCTACGGCTCGATGGACGCGTACCTGGCCGCCGCGAACGCCTGGCTGGCCGAGCAGGGCCTCACCGACACGCACGTCGTCGACGCCAGCGGGCTCTCCGCCGACAGCGTCAGCAGCCCGGCCAACCTGGTCGAGATCGGCAAGCTGGCCCTGGCCCAGCCCGCCCTCGCCGAGATCGTCGCCATGAAGTCCGCCGAGCTGCCGACCATCGGCACCGTCGTCAACACGAACAAGCTGCTCGGCACGCACGGCGTCACGGGCATGAAGACGGGCACGACGGATGAGGCGGGCGCCTGCCTGCTCTACACCGCCGTCTCCGAGATCGACGGGCAGCAGGTGACGCTGGTCGGCGCGACGCTCGGGGCGGACACCCACTCCGAGCTGAACGACGCCGTCGCCGGTCTGCTGGACTCGACGTTCGCTGGCTTCCACACCGTCTCGCTCACCGCGGCCGGGCAGCAGTGGGCCAGCTACTCGACCGTGTGGGGCGACACCGCCACCGCGGAGAGCGCGACATCCGCCTCGATGCTGGTCTGGTCCGACACCCCGGTGGAGACCGCGCTCATCCTGCCGGACGTCTCACTGGCCGCCGACGGCACCAACCTCGGCAGCGTGACCTTCAGCTCCGGCGGTCGCAGCGCCACCGTGCCGATCACCCTGAACGGCCGTCTCGGCGATCCCGGCGTCGGCTGGAAGCTCGCCAACCCGCGCTGA
- a CDS encoding SGNH/GDSL hydrolase family protein, whose protein sequence is MAEDTAKHTGLWFRLSRRREQAKPQGDAPDAGTPWPVHPWQRYVAVGDSFTEGIGDPEPSAPGGYRGWADRVAEVLSDGTDDFAYANLAVRGKLIQQILDEQVDQALALHPDLITISGGGNDVIRPGSDPDAVSALVEQAIARLSRDNATVVLFTATDVGFSPVFRGIRGKVAIYNENLRAIAAKYDCIVADQWPLKEIQDTRYWAPDRLHLNPLGHHEIARLVLAALNVPNDLKPSQPEPAPALSWREARGEDLSWAREYLVPWVLRRVRHQSSGDLVSAKRPDAGPFQTERPEGR, encoded by the coding sequence ATGGCTGAAGACACCGCTAAGCACACCGGACTGTGGTTTCGACTCTCGCGGCGCCGCGAGCAGGCGAAGCCACAGGGCGACGCGCCCGATGCGGGCACCCCGTGGCCCGTGCACCCGTGGCAGCGCTACGTCGCCGTCGGCGACTCCTTCACCGAGGGCATCGGCGACCCGGAGCCGAGCGCGCCCGGCGGCTACCGCGGCTGGGCCGACCGCGTCGCCGAGGTGCTGAGCGACGGCACCGACGACTTCGCCTACGCCAATCTGGCGGTGCGCGGCAAGCTGATCCAACAGATCCTCGACGAGCAGGTCGACCAGGCGCTCGCCCTGCATCCGGACCTCATCACGATCTCTGGCGGCGGCAACGACGTCATCCGGCCGGGCAGCGACCCGGATGCCGTCTCCGCGCTGGTCGAGCAGGCGATCGCCCGGCTCAGCCGGGACAACGCGACGGTCGTGCTGTTCACGGCGACGGATGTCGGCTTCTCCCCCGTGTTCCGCGGCATCCGCGGCAAGGTCGCCATCTACAACGAGAACCTGCGCGCCATCGCCGCAAAGTACGACTGCATCGTCGCCGACCAGTGGCCGCTGAAGGAGATCCAGGACACCCGCTATTGGGCGCCGGACCGGCTGCACCTGAACCCGCTCGGCCACCACGAGATTGCGCGCCTGGTGCTGGCGGCCCTCAACGTGCCGAACGACCTCAAGCCCTCGCAGCCGGAACCCGCCCCGGCATTGAGCTGGCGGGAGGCCAGGGGCGAGGACCTCAGCTGGGCGCGCGAGTACCTGGTGCCCTGGGTGCTCCGCCGGGTGCGGCACCAGTCCTCCGGCGACCTCGTGTCCGCCAAGCGGCCGGATGCTGGCCCGTTCCAGACAGAACGGCCAGAAGGCCGGTAG
- a CDS encoding DEAD/DEAH box helicase, whose amino-acid sequence MNTPLGPHPHPGTSAAENLSPSFPERAAWGTASKLRAWQAEALEKYFDTMPRDFLAAATPGAGKTTFALRLAAELRGRREVDTIIVVAPTEHLKKQWAEAAARVGIRLDPEFKNAHGRFGKHYHGIAVTYAAVAVRASLYRDITLSNRTLVILDEVHHGGDALSWGDAIREAFGNATKRLSLTGTPFRSDTAPIPFVEYAPDNQGIRTSITDYNYGYGRALEDGVVRPVLFMVYAGHMRWRTKTGDEMEAKLGEDNTKDITSQAWRTALDPAGEWIPSVLQAADKRLTEVRQGIPDAGGLVLATDHFAAKAYAVVLEEITGQPVTLVLSDDKEASDNIDTFSAGTSRWMVAVRMVSEGVDVPRLAVGVYATSSSTPLFFAQAIGRFVRARRRGETASVFLPNVPQLMALGSQMELERDHALDRISTEEDGDIYNPEDAMVAAANKDDKASEALTSEFSFQAIGSAATFDRVLFDGHEFGTLAEPGSDEEYDFIGIPGLLEPEQVSDLLRQRQAKQARRQAERQKNRPAEEIAAETPQALYRTLKEQRTLLNSLVGMWAKMTGEAHGQVHSELRRICGGPAVAQASVTQLQSRIQLLRKRLGSTH is encoded by the coding sequence ATGAATACTCCGCTCGGCCCCCACCCCCATCCGGGAACCTCGGCCGCAGAGAACCTCTCGCCGTCGTTCCCCGAACGTGCCGCTTGGGGTACCGCCAGCAAGCTGCGAGCCTGGCAGGCCGAGGCACTGGAAAAGTACTTCGACACCATGCCCCGCGACTTCCTCGCAGCGGCAACGCCGGGCGCAGGCAAGACGACCTTCGCTCTGCGCCTCGCCGCGGAGCTCCGCGGCCGCCGCGAGGTCGACACGATCATCGTCGTCGCCCCGACCGAGCACCTGAAGAAGCAGTGGGCGGAGGCTGCGGCCCGCGTCGGCATCCGGCTCGACCCCGAGTTCAAGAATGCGCACGGTCGCTTCGGCAAGCACTACCACGGCATCGCGGTCACCTATGCGGCGGTCGCCGTGCGCGCGTCGCTCTACCGCGACATCACCCTGAGCAACCGCACCCTGGTGATCCTCGACGAGGTGCACCACGGCGGCGACGCGCTGAGCTGGGGCGACGCCATCCGCGAGGCCTTCGGCAACGCCACCAAGCGCCTGTCGCTGACCGGGACCCCGTTCCGCTCTGACACCGCGCCCATCCCGTTCGTCGAGTACGCGCCGGACAACCAGGGCATCCGCACCTCCATCACCGACTACAACTACGGCTACGGCCGCGCCCTCGAAGACGGCGTCGTCCGCCCCGTCCTGTTCATGGTCTACGCCGGCCACATGCGCTGGCGCACCAAGACCGGCGACGAGATGGAGGCCAAGCTCGGCGAGGACAACACCAAGGACATCACCTCCCAGGCGTGGCGGACTGCGCTCGACCCGGCCGGGGAGTGGATCCCCTCCGTGCTGCAGGCCGCCGACAAGCGGCTCACCGAGGTGCGTCAGGGCATCCCGGATGCCGGTGGGCTGGTGCTGGCCACCGACCACTTCGCGGCCAAGGCCTATGCCGTCGTCCTCGAGGAGATCACCGGACAGCCGGTCACCCTCGTGCTCTCTGACGACAAGGAGGCGTCGGACAACATCGACACCTTCTCCGCCGGCACCAGCCGCTGGATGGTCGCCGTGCGCATGGTGTCGGAGGGCGTGGACGTGCCCCGCCTCGCCGTCGGCGTCTACGCCACCTCCTCCTCGACCCCGCTGTTCTTCGCCCAGGCGATAGGCCGCTTCGTGCGCGCCCGCCGCCGCGGCGAGACGGCATCCGTCTTCCTGCCCAACGTGCCGCAGCTGATGGCACTCGGCTCGCAGATGGAGCTGGAGCGCGACCACGCGCTGGACCGGATCAGCACCGAGGAAGACGGTGACATCTACAACCCGGAAGATGCCATGGTCGCCGCGGCGAACAAGGACGACAAGGCGTCGGAGGCGCTGACCAGCGAGTTCAGCTTCCAGGCCATCGGCTCGGCCGCCACCTTCGACCGGGTGCTCTTCGACGGCCACGAGTTCGGCACACTGGCCGAGCCCGGCAGCGACGAGGAGTACGACTTCATCGGCATCCCCGGCCTGCTGGAGCCGGAGCAGGTGAGCGACCTGCTGCGCCAGCGCCAGGCCAAGCAGGCCAGGCGCCAGGCCGAGCGGCAGAAGAACCGCCCGGCCGAGGAGATCGCCGCGGAGACCCCGCAGGCCCTCTACCGCACGCTCAAGGAGCAGCGCACGCTGCTCAACAGCCTGGTCGGCATGTGGGCCAAGATGACGGGTGAGGCGCATGGCCAGGTGCACTCAGAGCTGCGCCGGATCTGCGGCGGCCCCGCCGTCGCTCAAGCCAGCGTCACCCAGCTGCAGTCACGCATTCAGTTGCTCCGCAAGCGGCTCGGCAGCACCCACTAG
- a CDS encoding TrmH family RNA methyltransferase, producing the protein MQIIPITELTAAGVSDYAKLTDVALRRVSEPEGGLYIAESSKVIARALRAGHVPRSVLLQKQWLADVEPLLADYPDVPVYVGEPAVLEQLTGYNMHRGALAAMHRPALAPVEELIRDARRIVILEDIVDHTNIGAIFRAVAGLGADAVLITPRCADPLYRRSVRVSMGTVLQVPWTRLPEWDEATPLLHSLGFHIAALALSDDAVSLEEFEKSPPEKLAIVLGSEGDGLSRAALSAADTTVTIPMLHGVDSLNVAAASAVALYALRVRAADVV; encoded by the coding sequence ATGCAGATCATCCCCATCACCGAATTGACCGCCGCAGGCGTGTCCGATTACGCGAAGCTCACCGACGTCGCCCTGCGCCGCGTCAGCGAGCCGGAGGGTGGTCTCTACATCGCCGAGTCGAGCAAGGTGATCGCGCGGGCGCTGCGGGCCGGCCACGTGCCGCGCTCCGTGTTGCTGCAGAAGCAGTGGTTGGCCGATGTCGAGCCGCTGCTGGCCGACTACCCGGATGTCCCCGTCTACGTGGGCGAGCCCGCCGTGCTGGAGCAGCTGACCGGCTACAACATGCACCGGGGCGCCCTGGCCGCCATGCACCGCCCGGCGCTGGCCCCGGTCGAGGAGCTCATCCGCGACGCGCGCCGCATCGTCATCCTCGAGGACATCGTCGACCACACCAACATCGGCGCCATCTTCCGCGCGGTGGCCGGCCTCGGGGCGGATGCCGTGCTCATCACGCCGCGCTGCGCCGACCCGCTCTACCGCCGGAGCGTCAGGGTGAGCATGGGCACCGTGCTGCAGGTGCCGTGGACCAGGCTGCCGGAGTGGGACGAGGCGACGCCGCTGCTGCACTCGCTCGGCTTCCATATCGCCGCGCTCGCGCTCTCCGACGACGCCGTCAGCCTGGAGGAGTTCGAGAAGAGCCCGCCGGAGAAGCTGGCGATCGTGCTGGGCTCGGAGGGCGACGGCCTGAGCCGTGCCGCCCTCTCCGCCGCCGACACGACGGTGACGATCCCGATGCTGCACGGCGTCGACTCGCTGAACGTGGCCGCGGCGAGCGCCGTCGCGCTCTACGCACTGCGCGTGCGCGCAGCCGATGTCGTTTAA